CCCCGAGCGCCAACTCCCGCTGGACCAACACGATCGCGATCCTCACCGGCGACTTCCTCTTCGCCCGCGCCTCCGACATCCTCGCCGACCTCGGACCCGAGGCGGTGCGGATCCAGGCGCAGACATTCGAGCGGCTCTGCGAGGGGCAGATCCGCGAGACGGTCGGCCCCGAGTCGGGCGTCGACCCGGTCGCGCACTACCTGCGCGTCGTCGGCGACAAGACCGGCTCGCTCATCGCGACGTCGGGTCGCTTCGGTGGCATGATGGCCGGCGCCGACCCGCAGGTGACCGACCTGCTGACCAGGTTCGGCGAGCAGATCGGCGTGGCCTTCCAGCTCTCCGACGACCTCATCGACGTGGCCAGCGAGAGCACAGAGAGCGGCAAGACGCCGGGCACCGACCTGCGCGAGGGCGTGCGCACGCTGCCGGTGCTGCTCGCGCTCCGACCCGACAGCGGCATCGACCCGCAGCTGCGCGACCTGCTCGACGGCGATCTGACCGACGACGGCCGGCTCGCCGACGTCCTGGCCCTGCTGCGGCCGCACCCGGTCATGGCCGAGGCGCGCAAGGCCCTCGAGCAGTGGGCCGACGACGCCCGAGCGACGTTGGCCCCGCTGCCCGCCGGCCCGGCCCGGCACGCGCTCGAGTCGCTCTGCGACTACGTCGTCGCTCGCACCGGCTGACCGTCGGTCGCTGCGGCCAGCAGCCACGGCCAGTCGGTGTAGATCCCGTCGAGGCCGACCTGCTCGGCGCGGCGCCGGGTGCGCCGCGACAGCACTCGCCAGCCGAACGCCATCAGCTCGGCGTCGTGACACGTCTCGACGGTGTCCGCCGTCCAGCACCGGGCCGGAGCGTTCAGCACGTCGATGCCGCCGGCCGCCAGCCGGGTCGCGTGCGCGGGCAGGTCGTCCGGGAGCTGCGGCACCGAGTGGGCGAGCCGGAAGCCGTCGCCGTGCGTCGTACGCCACTGCACTGCCGCCTCCCACGACTCGGTCACCAGCCAGAGCCGGTGGGTGGCGTCGTAGTCCCCGGCGACGGCCAGCACGGCGGGGATCGCCGCGTCGTCCCGCACGTCGAGGCTCAGCTCGTAGTCCGTGCCGCAGCCCTCGTAGAGGTCGGCGAGCGACGGGACCCATCGCGGCAGCCGCGCGCGGGTGCGCCGGGCGATCGTGAGCCCGGTGATCGTGCGGGCGCCGTGCGCGAGCACGGGCACACCGTCCGCGGTCACCCGCACGTCCGATTCGAGCCCGACCGCGCCGTTGCGCAGGCCCAGCCGGAACGCGCGCACGGTGTTCTCCAACGAGAGCGACCGCGCGCCCCGGTGGGCGAACACCAGCACCGGTCAGTCCTCGAGCAGCGCGACCGGCAGGTCGACGTGGCGGGCCCGCAGCCACTCGCCCAGACCCTTCGCCTGCGGGTCCTGCCGGGTCGAGGCGGCGACGCCCGCACCGAGCAGGCCGTGCAGCACGAAGTTGAGGGCGCGGATGTTCGGCAGCTCGTGCCGTTCGACCTCGAGGTCCTTTGCCTCCGGCAGCAGTGTGCGCAGCGCGTCGACGGTCAGGTGCTCGGCCAGCCAGCCATAGCCCGCGTCGCTGCGCGCCCACACCCCGAGGTTCGCGTTGCCTCCCTTGTCGCCCGAGCGGGCCCCGAATGCCGCGCCCAGGGCCACCCGGCGGGTCGCGCCACCCGGCGCGGCTGCCGCGGGCGCCGCCGCCACGGCCGCCTCGCCGCCGGCCGCGAGCGTGGGCGGCACCTCGACGGTGCGGCCGTCGTCGAGGACCACCCGCTGCGACACCGTCGCGGCCGGCACGAGCGCCGGCCAGTAGACGCCGTAGGCAGACCCGTCACCGGGCGGTCCCGTCATGGTGCAGCCGGGGTACGACGCGAGTGCCAGCTCGACCGCGGTGCTCGAGAACGCCCTGCCGACGAGCGTCGCGTCTGGGTCCTTCACGGTGATCCGCAGCTGCGCGACGGCGCGCTCGTTGGTCTCGGGATCCTCGTGGTCGGTGCGCGCCAGGCTGACGTCGGACTCTTGCACCCGTGACAGCACCGGCTCGAGCTGGCGCCGGACCAGCGCGGCCTTCTCCTCGACGTCGAGCCCGGTGAGCAGGAACGTCATCGAGTTGCGGTAGCCACCCAGCAGGTTGATGCAGACCTTCGCCGTCGACGGCGGCGGTTCGCCGACGACGCCGTGTACGCGCACCCGGTCCGGCCCCTCCTGCATCAGCCGGATCGAGTCGAATCGCGCGGTCGCGTCGGGGCCGAGGTAACGCGGGCCGCCGATCTCGTAGAGCAGCTGCGCCGTGATGGTGCCCACGCTGACCTGCCCACCGGTGCCGGGGTGCTTGGTGATGACGCTCGACCCGTCGGCGTGCACCTCCGCCAGCGGGAAGCCGACGTGCTCGACATCGGGCACCTCGGTGAAGAAGGCGTAGTTGCCGCCGGTCGCCTGCCCGCCGCACTCGAGGATGTGCCCGGCGACGACGGCGCCGGCCAGCGCGTCCCAGTCGTCGCGGGCCCAGCCGTGGTGCCAGGCCGCGGGCCCGACGACGAGCGACGCGTCGGTCGTGCGGCCGGTGACGACCACGTCGGCGCCTTCGGCGAGCGCGGCCACGATGCCCCACCCGCCGAGGTAGGCATTGGCGGTGACCGGGTCGGCGGCGAGGGGCGCGCCGGTGTCGAGGTTGGCCAGGTCGACGCCGGCCCCCCGCAGCTCCGGCAGCCTCGGCATCAGGTCGTCACCCTCGACGTGCGCGACCGAGACCGGGATGCCGAGCCGGGCGGCGAGTCGGCGCACTGCGCTCGCGCAGCCGGCCGGGTTGAGACCGCCGGCGTTCGCGACGATCCGGACCCCCTTGTCGTGTGCGAGGCCGAGGCACTCCTCGAGCTGGCGGACGAACGTCGACGCGTAGCCCTTGTCGGGATCCTTCAACCGGGTACGGAACAGGATCAGCATCGTGAGCTCGGCGAGGTAGTCGCCGGTCAACACGTCGAGCTCGCCGCCCCCGAGCATCTCGCGCATGGCGGACAACCGGTCGCCGTAGAAGCCGGAGCAGTTCCCGATCCGGATCGGCTCGCTCATATCCGGACCTTAACGCTGCTCCGTAGGGTGGGCGGGTGCGATCGAGGACCGCCCGCCGGGCGGAGGCCGCGGCGCTGTCGACCTACCGCCGGTTGCCGCCGCCCCTGCGGCGCCTGCTGGTCCGCGCCGTCAAGCCGTGCTACACGGTGGGTGCGGTGCTCGTCGTGACGCGTACGCCGCGGGGTGGGGCCACCGAGGTGCTGCTGGTGCGTCAGCGGCACACGCACGGGTGGGCGCTCCCGGGCGGCCTGCTGGACCGTGGCGAGTCGCCGGCGCAGGCGCTGGTGCGCGAGCTGCGCGAGGAGCTGCGACTGGAGCTCGACGCCGGCCAGCTGCCGCCTCCCACGGCCAACGTCGACCCGGACCCTCGGCGGGTCGACGTGGTCTTCCGCTGGGAGGCCGACCTGCCGGACGAGCCGCGCCGCCGCGGACCGGAGATCCTCGAGGTCGGATGGCATCGGCTCGACGCGCTGCCGGCCCTGACGGGCCCGACGAGCCAGGTGCTGCAGCTGCGATGAGCGGGTCGATGCTGCTGGTCGCGCGACCGCACAACGCTGTCTCCGCCACGTCGTGAGCGACCTGGCGGCGCTGGTGCTGGCAGCGGGGGCCGGCACCAGGCTGCGGCCGCTGACGCTGTTGCGGCCCAAGGCGCTGTGCCCCGTCGGCAACGTGCCGTTGCTGGACCGCGTGCTCGCCACGCTCCCCTGCCGCGGACCCGACGACGTCGCAGTCAACGCGCACCACCTCGCCGAGCAGATCGTCGCCCACGTCGGCGCCCGGGCCCACCTGTCGGTCGAGCAACCACGAGCCCTGGGCACCGCCGGCGCCGTCGGCGCGCTGCGCGACTGGGTCGCCGGGCGGGGTCTGCTCGTCGCCAATGCCGACGCCTACACCTCCGGCGTCGACGTCGAGGCGTTCGTCTCGACCTGGGACGGCGAACGACCGCAGGTGCTCGTCGTCCCGGCCGGTGAGCGCCGCGTCGACTTCGGTGGGCAGTGGCGGTTCGCCGGGATGTCGTTGCTGCCGTGGACGGACATCTCCCGGCTCGCTCCCGAGCCGGCCGGCCTCTACGAGGTCGTCTGGCGCGAGGCCGAAGCGGCCGGCCGGCTCGGCGTCGTACCCACCGGCGCGTTCTTCGTCGACTGCGGCAGCCCCGCGGACTACCTGCGCGCAAACCTGCACGCCTCCGGCGGCGAGAGCGTCGTCGGCGCCGGTGCCCGGGTGGAGGGGGAGCTGGTGCGCTCCGTCGTCTGGCCGGGTGGCGTCGTACGCCGTGGCGAACGCCTCGTCGAAGCCATCCGCGTCGGCGAGGACCTCACCGTCGACGCCTCACTCGCCGGCTGACCCGGTGGCGGGCGCTACATCTGCGCAGCGCCGGCCTGGATCGCCTCCCGGATGCGGTGGTAGGTGCCGCACCGGCAGACGTTGCGGATGCCGTCGAGGTCGGCGTCGGTGATCGTGCGTCCACTGGCGCGGGCCTCCTTCACCAGCGCCACTGCCGCCATGATCTGGCCGGGCTGGCAGTAGCCGCACTGCGGCACGTCGTGGTCCAGCCAGGCCTCCTGCATCGGGTGCAGCGACCGGCCGACGGTTGCCGGCAGCCCTTCGATGGTGGTGACCTCGTCGGTCGGCTGGATGTCCGCCACCGGCACGGAGCACGGGTTGAAGGCCTTGCCGTTGATGTGGCTGGTGCAGGCCTTGCAGACGTCGAGGCCGCAGCCGTACTTCGGGCCGGTGACGCCCAGCAGGTCGCGCAGCACCCAGAGCAGGCGCACGTCGTCGGCGCAGTCGACGCTCACCCGCTCGCCGTTGAGCACGAAGGTGTGGACGGGCACGGCGACTCCTGTCAGTAGGTGTGGTGCAGGCCGTCGGTCGGTGACTGCGGGATCGACGGCACCGTCGGGTAGGGCTCGAAGCCCAGCGGCCGGTTGTGGTTGACCGGGAACTCGGTCGGCAGCTGCCCGGTCGCGCGCATCAGCGCCGACGCGGTGGCCGCCTTTGTGGCCGCGACCCCGAACTCGCCCGCGCCGCCCGGCTCGCCGGTGGTGGGTGGCAGCACGATGACGTCGAGCTCGGGCGGGGTGTTCCACTGCCGGCTGTAGAAGTAGTTGTCCCAGCTGCCCTCGAGGAACGCGCCGTTGCGCAGGTGCAGGCTCTCGGTCAGCACCTGGCCGATCGCATCCATGATCCCACCCATCATCTGGGCTTCGAGCCCGAGCGGGTTGATGGGCAGACCGGCGTCGATCGCGAACACGACCTTCGTCACCCGCGGTCCGGTGACGCCGTCGGCCACCGGACGGCTGGTGGTCTGCGGCCGCGCGTCGATCTCGACGAGCGCGGCGGTCGCGCCCTTGTACTCGGTGTGCAGGGCGATGCCCTGCGCCGTGCCGGGTGCCATCGCCCGCCCCCACGAGCCCTTCTTCGCGACGGCGTCGAGTACGGCGCGGGCCCGGGCGTCGCGCAGGAACGTGCGCCGGAACGCGTAGGCGTCCTGACCCATCAGCCGGGCGAGCTCGTCGACCACGAGCTCGACGGCGGTCACGACATCGGGGTTGTACAGGTTGCGGTTGCTGCCGGTGTTGAACGTGTCCCACGCCATGATCTCGTTGAGCGCCTGGGTGACGGCGCCGAAGTTGTAGGGCACGTTGGTCGTCGTCTCGAAGACCGACTGGGAGTACTCGAGGAAGTTGCCGAGGCCGAGCGGCACGAGCTTCGCGCCGTTGGCGCTGAGCATCTCGCCGAGTGCCATCGTGTAGTCCGTCGCG
The Mycobacteriales bacterium DNA segment above includes these coding regions:
- a CDS encoding polyprenyl synthetase family protein, with the translated sequence MSSSLFGIDTVDAALRRDLQEGLDAVEVQLLASTRSDYPFVTETSRHLVNAGGKRFRPLLVLLAAQFGDPTASGVVPAAVVVELTHLATLYHDDVMDEADVRRGAPSANSRWTNTIAILTGDFLFARASDILADLGPEAVRIQAQTFERLCEGQIRETVGPESGVDPVAHYLRVVGDKTGSLIATSGRFGGMMAGADPQVTDLLTRFGEQIGVAFQLSDDLIDVASESTESGKTPGTDLREGVRTLPVLLALRPDSGIDPQLRDLLDGDLTDDGRLADVLALLRPHPVMAEARKALEQWADDARATLAPLPAGPARHALESLCDYVVARTG
- a CDS encoding glycerophosphodiester phosphodiesterase, translated to MLVFAHRGARSLSLENTVRAFRLGLRNGAVGLESDVRVTADGVPVLAHGARTITGLTIARRTRARLPRWVPSLADLYEGCGTDYELSLDVRDDAAIPAVLAVAGDYDATHRLWLVTESWEAAVQWRTTHGDGFRLAHSVPQLPDDLPAHATRLAAGGIDVLNAPARCWTADTVETCHDAELMAFGWRVLSRRTRRRAEQVGLDGIYTDWPWLLAAATDGQPVRATT
- a CDS encoding acyclic terpene utilization AtuA family protein, producing MSEPIRIGNCSGFYGDRLSAMREMLGGGELDVLTGDYLAELTMLILFRTRLKDPDKGYASTFVRQLEECLGLAHDKGVRIVANAGGLNPAGCASAVRRLAARLGIPVSVAHVEGDDLMPRLPELRGAGVDLANLDTGAPLAADPVTANAYLGGWGIVAALAEGADVVVTGRTTDASLVVGPAAWHHGWARDDWDALAGAVVAGHILECGGQATGGNYAFFTEVPDVEHVGFPLAEVHADGSSVITKHPGTGGQVSVGTITAQLLYEIGGPRYLGPDATARFDSIRLMQEGPDRVRVHGVVGEPPPSTAKVCINLLGGYRNSMTFLLTGLDVEEKAALVRRQLEPVLSRVQESDVSLARTDHEDPETNERAVAQLRITVKDPDATLVGRAFSSTAVELALASYPGCTMTGPPGDGSAYGVYWPALVPAATVSQRVVLDDGRTVEVPPTLAAGGEAAVAAAPAAAAPGGATRRVALGAAFGARSGDKGGNANLGVWARSDAGYGWLAEHLTVDALRTLLPEAKDLEVERHELPNIRALNFVLHGLLGAGVAASTRQDPQAKGLGEWLRARHVDLPVALLED
- a CDS encoding NUDIX domain-containing protein, giving the protein MRSRTARRAEAAALSTYRRLPPPLRRLLVRAVKPCYTVGAVLVVTRTPRGGATEVLLVRQRHTHGWALPGGLLDRGESPAQALVRELREELRLELDAGQLPPPTANVDPDPRRVDVVFRWEADLPDEPRRRGPEILEVGWHRLDALPALTGPTSQVLQLR
- a CDS encoding sugar phosphate nucleotidyltransferase, which codes for MSDLAALVLAAGAGTRLRPLTLLRPKALCPVGNVPLLDRVLATLPCRGPDDVAVNAHHLAEQIVAHVGARAHLSVEQPRALGTAGAVGALRDWVAGRGLLVANADAYTSGVDVEAFVSTWDGERPQVLVVPAGERRVDFGGQWRFAGMSLLPWTDISRLAPEPAGLYEVVWREAEAAGRLGVVPTGAFFVDCGSPADYLRANLHASGGESVVGAGARVEGELVRSVVWPGGVVRRGERLVEAIRVGEDLTVDASLAG
- a CDS encoding (2Fe-2S)-binding protein, whose amino-acid sequence is MPVHTFVLNGERVSVDCADDVRLLWVLRDLLGVTGPKYGCGLDVCKACTSHINGKAFNPCSVPVADIQPTDEVTTIEGLPATVGRSLHPMQEAWLDHDVPQCGYCQPGQIMAAVALVKEARASGRTITDADLDGIRNVCRCGTYHRIREAIQAGAAQM